Proteins encoded in a region of the Aphelocoma coerulescens isolate FSJ_1873_10779 chromosome 28, UR_Acoe_1.0, whole genome shotgun sequence genome:
- the PDE4C gene encoding 3',5'-cyclic-AMP phosphodiesterase 4C isoform X1, which yields MLPGSRCPSRRHSCIGFDLENGPPGRGALDPQASPGAGLVLQGTFSHGQRRESFLYRSDSDYDLSPKAMSRNSSIASDLHGEDMIVTPFAQVLASLRTVRSNLTHLQDRAGIKRGSSSSLPSGSKASLSEDAHQKLSRETLEELDWCLDQLETLQTRHSVSEMASNKFKRMLNRELTHLSETSRSGNQVSEYISSTFLDKQHEVEIPSALAKDKEKERRKRPMSQISGVRKLTHSSSLAAAGIPRFGVRTDHEALLAKELEDTNKWGLNVFKVAEYSGNRPLTVIMYSIFQERDLMKTFRIPVNTFITYMLTLEDHYHADVAYHNNLHAADVAQSTHVLLSTPALEAVFTDLEIMAAIFASAIHDVDHPGVSNQFLINTNSELALMYNDASVLENHHLAVGFKLLQEENCDIFQNLSRKQRQTLRKMVIDMVLATDMSKHMNLLADLKTMVETKKVTSLGVLLLDNYSDRIQVLQNMVHCADLSNPTKPLELYRQWTDRIMVEFFHQGDREREKGMEISPMCDKHTASVEKSQVGFIDFIAHPLWETWADLVHPDAQELLDTLEDNREWYQSMIPRSPSPPPEGAAVSPATTDKFQFELTLEEEEEGESDTELEGAESPLDEDNSGSKTPGTDDSESADTKRLSPGTGDRDSPVPRPRDVDNRRALEGTLPKDGGSGCSGPEGSQGLCLDTEGNVTFLSLGT from the exons ATGCTGCCGGGCAGCCGGTGCCCGTCCCGGAGGCACTCCTGCATCGG CTTTGACCTGGAGAATGGCCCCCCCGGCCGGGGCGCGCTGGACCCCCAGGCCAGCCCGGGCGCGGGGCTGGTCCTGCAGGGCACCTTCTCCCACGGCCAGCGCCGCGAGTCCTTCCTGTACCGCTCCGACAGCGACTACGACCTGTCCCCAAAAGCCATGTCCCGCAACTCCTCCATCGCCAGCGACCT gcatggagaagacatgatcGTCACACCCTTTGCCCAG GTCCTGGCCAGCCTCCGCACCGTCCGCAGCAACCTGACCCACCTCCAGGACCGCGCCGGCATCAA GAGAGGATCGAGCAGCAGCCTGCCCTCGGGGAGCAAGGCCAGCCTCTCCG AAGATGCTCACCAGAAGCTCTCGCGGGAgaccctggaggagctggattGGTGCTTGGACCAGCTGGAGACGCTGCAGACCAGGCACTCGGTCAGCGAGATGGCCTCTAACAAG TTCAAGCGGATGCTGAACCGGGAGCTGACGCACCTCTCGGAGACCAGCCGCTCCGGGAACCAGGTCTCCGAGTACATCTCCAGCACCTTCCTGG ACAAGCAGCACGAGGTGGAGATCCCCTCAGCACTGGCCAAGGACAAGGAGAAGGAGCGGAGGAAGCGCCCCATGTCCCAGATCAGCGGCGTCAGGAAGCTCacgcacagctccagcctggccgcCGCCGGCATCCCCCGCTTCGGGGTGCGCACGGACCACGAGGCGCTGCTGGCCAAG gagctggaggacaCCAACAAGTGGGGGCTCAACGTGTTCAAAGTGGCCGAGTACTCGGGGAACCGCCCGCTGACCGTCATCATGTACAGCATCTTCCAG GAGCGTGACCTGATGAAGACCTTCCGCATCCCCGTCAACACCTTCATCACCTACATGCTGACGCTGGAGGACCACTACCACGCCGACGTGGCCTACCACAACAACCTGCACGCCGCCGACGTGGCGCAGTCCACGCACGTCCTCCTCTCCACGCCTGCGCTGGAG gcTGTCTTCACGGACCTGGAGATCATGGCTGCCATCTTTGCCAGCGCCATCCATGATGTTGACCACCCCGGGGTCTCCAACCAGTTCCTCATCAACACCA ACTCAGAGCTCGCCCTGATGTACAACGATGCCTCGGTGCTGGAGAATCACCACCTGGCCGTGGGCTTCAAGCTCCTCCAGGAGGAGAACTGCGACATCTTCCAGAACCTGAGCAGGAAGCAGAGGCAGACGCTCCGTAAAATGGTCATCGACATG GTGTTGGCCACGGACATGTCCAAGCACATGAACCTGCTGGCGGATCTGAAGACCATGGTGGAGACCAAGAAGGTGACcagcctgggggtgctgctgctggacaaCTACTCCGACCGGATCCAG gtgctgcagaaCATGGTGCACTGCGCCGACCTCAGCAACCCCACGAAGCCGCTGGAGCTGTACCGGCAGTGGACCGACCGCATCATGGTGGAGTTCTTCCACCAAGGAGACCGGGAGCGGGAGAAGGGCATGGAGATCAGCCCCATGTGCGACAAGCACACGGCCTCCGTGGAGAAGTCCCAG GTGGGATTCATCGACTTCATCGCCCACCCGCTGTGGGAGACGTGGGCCGACCTCGTGCACCCCGacgcccaggagctgctggacacGCTGGAGGACAACCGGGAGTGGTACCAGAGCATGATCCCGcgcagcccctcccctccgcccGAGGGAGCCGCAGTGTCCCCCGCCACCACCGACAAGTTCCAGTTCGAGCTGacgctggaggaggaggaggagggtgagtCGGACACGGAGCTGGAGGGCGCCGAGAGCCCCCTGGACGAGGACAACAGCGGCTCCAAGACGCCGGGCACGGATGACTCGGAGTCGGCCGACACCAAGCGCCTGTCCCCCGGCACCGGGGACCGGGACTCGCCTGTGCCCCGCCCCAGGGACGTGGACAACCGGCGGGCGCTGGAGGGGACGCTGCCGAAGGACGGTGGCAGCGGGTGCTCCGGGCCTGAGGGCAGCCAGGGGCTGTGCCTGGACACAGAGGGCAACGTCACATTCCTGTCCCTGGGCACGTAG
- the PDE4C gene encoding 3',5'-cyclic-AMP phosphodiesterase 4C isoform X2 translates to MSRNSSIASDLHGEDMIVTPFAQVLASLRTVRSNLTHLQDRAGIKRGSSSSLPSGSKASLSEDAHQKLSRETLEELDWCLDQLETLQTRHSVSEMASNKFKRMLNRELTHLSETSRSGNQVSEYISSTFLDKQHEVEIPSALAKDKEKERRKRPMSQISGVRKLTHSSSLAAAGIPRFGVRTDHEALLAKELEDTNKWGLNVFKVAEYSGNRPLTVIMYSIFQERDLMKTFRIPVNTFITYMLTLEDHYHADVAYHNNLHAADVAQSTHVLLSTPALEAVFTDLEIMAAIFASAIHDVDHPGVSNQFLINTNSELALMYNDASVLENHHLAVGFKLLQEENCDIFQNLSRKQRQTLRKMVIDMVLATDMSKHMNLLADLKTMVETKKVTSLGVLLLDNYSDRIQVLQNMVHCADLSNPTKPLELYRQWTDRIMVEFFHQGDREREKGMEISPMCDKHTASVEKSQVGFIDFIAHPLWETWADLVHPDAQELLDTLEDNREWYQSMIPRSPSPPPEGAAVSPATTDKFQFELTLEEEEEGESDTELEGAESPLDEDNSGSKTPGTDDSESADTKRLSPGTGDRDSPVPRPRDVDNRRALEGTLPKDGGSGCSGPEGSQGLCLDTEGNVTFLSLGT, encoded by the exons ATGTCCCGCAACTCCTCCATCGCCAGCGACCT gcatggagaagacatgatcGTCACACCCTTTGCCCAG GTCCTGGCCAGCCTCCGCACCGTCCGCAGCAACCTGACCCACCTCCAGGACCGCGCCGGCATCAA GAGAGGATCGAGCAGCAGCCTGCCCTCGGGGAGCAAGGCCAGCCTCTCCG AAGATGCTCACCAGAAGCTCTCGCGGGAgaccctggaggagctggattGGTGCTTGGACCAGCTGGAGACGCTGCAGACCAGGCACTCGGTCAGCGAGATGGCCTCTAACAAG TTCAAGCGGATGCTGAACCGGGAGCTGACGCACCTCTCGGAGACCAGCCGCTCCGGGAACCAGGTCTCCGAGTACATCTCCAGCACCTTCCTGG ACAAGCAGCACGAGGTGGAGATCCCCTCAGCACTGGCCAAGGACAAGGAGAAGGAGCGGAGGAAGCGCCCCATGTCCCAGATCAGCGGCGTCAGGAAGCTCacgcacagctccagcctggccgcCGCCGGCATCCCCCGCTTCGGGGTGCGCACGGACCACGAGGCGCTGCTGGCCAAG gagctggaggacaCCAACAAGTGGGGGCTCAACGTGTTCAAAGTGGCCGAGTACTCGGGGAACCGCCCGCTGACCGTCATCATGTACAGCATCTTCCAG GAGCGTGACCTGATGAAGACCTTCCGCATCCCCGTCAACACCTTCATCACCTACATGCTGACGCTGGAGGACCACTACCACGCCGACGTGGCCTACCACAACAACCTGCACGCCGCCGACGTGGCGCAGTCCACGCACGTCCTCCTCTCCACGCCTGCGCTGGAG gcTGTCTTCACGGACCTGGAGATCATGGCTGCCATCTTTGCCAGCGCCATCCATGATGTTGACCACCCCGGGGTCTCCAACCAGTTCCTCATCAACACCA ACTCAGAGCTCGCCCTGATGTACAACGATGCCTCGGTGCTGGAGAATCACCACCTGGCCGTGGGCTTCAAGCTCCTCCAGGAGGAGAACTGCGACATCTTCCAGAACCTGAGCAGGAAGCAGAGGCAGACGCTCCGTAAAATGGTCATCGACATG GTGTTGGCCACGGACATGTCCAAGCACATGAACCTGCTGGCGGATCTGAAGACCATGGTGGAGACCAAGAAGGTGACcagcctgggggtgctgctgctggacaaCTACTCCGACCGGATCCAG gtgctgcagaaCATGGTGCACTGCGCCGACCTCAGCAACCCCACGAAGCCGCTGGAGCTGTACCGGCAGTGGACCGACCGCATCATGGTGGAGTTCTTCCACCAAGGAGACCGGGAGCGGGAGAAGGGCATGGAGATCAGCCCCATGTGCGACAAGCACACGGCCTCCGTGGAGAAGTCCCAG GTGGGATTCATCGACTTCATCGCCCACCCGCTGTGGGAGACGTGGGCCGACCTCGTGCACCCCGacgcccaggagctgctggacacGCTGGAGGACAACCGGGAGTGGTACCAGAGCATGATCCCGcgcagcccctcccctccgcccGAGGGAGCCGCAGTGTCCCCCGCCACCACCGACAAGTTCCAGTTCGAGCTGacgctggaggaggaggaggagggtgagtCGGACACGGAGCTGGAGGGCGCCGAGAGCCCCCTGGACGAGGACAACAGCGGCTCCAAGACGCCGGGCACGGATGACTCGGAGTCGGCCGACACCAAGCGCCTGTCCCCCGGCACCGGGGACCGGGACTCGCCTGTGCCCCGCCCCAGGGACGTGGACAACCGGCGGGCGCTGGAGGGGACGCTGCCGAAGGACGGTGGCAGCGGGTGCTCCGGGCCTGAGGGCAGCCAGGGGCTGTGCCTGGACACAGAGGGCAACGTCACATTCCTGTCCCTGGGCACGTAG